The following are from one region of the Choloepus didactylus isolate mChoDid1 chromosome 11 unlocalized genomic scaffold, mChoDid1.pri SUPER_11_unloc1, whole genome shotgun sequence genome:
- the RNF44 gene encoding RING finger protein 44 isoform X3: MRPWALAVTRWPPSAPGGQWRFSAAASSPPGQLWPRVVAPSNLPGPPLWCSPSRKGPLASLPAQDVRLPSQQLPPHPPHLPIEERRASAPAGGSPRMLHPATQQSPFMVDLHEQVHQGPVPLSYTVTTVTTQGFPLPAGQHIPGCSAQQLPACSVMFSGQHYPLCCLPPPLIQACTMQQLPGPYQAYPHLISSDHYILHPPPPAPPPQPTHVAPLGQFLSLQTQHPRMPLQRLDNDVDLRGDQHPLGGFTYSTSAPGPTLAPSVPLHYLPPDALPQELSFGVPYSHVMPRRLSTQSSMLPMSPTAMGPTISLDLDVDDVEMENYEALLNLAERLGDAKPRGLTKADIEQLPSYRFNPDSHQSEQTLCVVCFSDFEARQLLRVLPCNHEFHTKCVDKWLKANRTCPICRADASEVPREAE, encoded by the exons ATGCGACCATGGGCTCTGGCAGTGACTAGGTGGCCGCCCTCTGCCCCCGGGGGCCAGTGGCGATTCTCGGCAGCAGCCAGCAGTCCTCCTGGCCAGCTCTGGCCAAG GGTAGTGGCCCCCTCAAACCTACCAGGGCCTCCTCTCTGGTGCAGCCCCAGCCGCAAGGGCCCCCTGGCCAGCCTGCCTGCCCAGGATGTGCGCTTACCCTCCCAGCAGCTGCCGCCCCACCCACCGCACCTCCCCATAGAGGAGCGCCGAGCCTCGGCTCCTGCGGGCGGGAGCCCCCGGATGCTGCACCCAGCCACCCAGCAGAGCCCGTTCATGGTTGATCTCCACGAGCAG GTGCATCAGGGACCTGTCCCTCTGTCCTACACAGTCACCACAGTGACCACCCAGGGCTTCCCCTTGCCTGCGGGGCAGCACATCCCTGGCTGCAGCGCCCAGCAGCTCCCAGCATGCTCCGTGATGTTCAGCGGGCAGCACTATCCGCTctgctgcctcccaccccca CTGATCCAGGCCTGCACCATGCAGCAGCTGCCCGGTCCCTACCAGGCCTACCCCCACCTCATCTCCAGTGACCACTACATCCTACACCCCCCGCCACCTGCCCCACCACCACAGCCCACCCATGTGGCACCTCTTGGGCAGTTTCTGTCGCTGCAGACGCAGCATCCCCGGATG cccctccagCGACTTGACAACGACGTGGACCTGCGGGGGGACCAGCACCCCCTGGGCGGCTTCACCTATTCCACCTCTGCCCCCGGTCCCACCCTGGCCCCGTCCGTGCCCCTGCACTACCTGCCCCCCGATGCGCTGCCCCAGGAGCTGTCCTTTGGCGTG CCCTATTCCCATGTGATGCCACGGAGACTGAGCACCCAGAG CTCGATGCTGCCGATGTCACCAACAGCGATGGGGCCCACCATCAGCCTGGATCTCGACGTGGACGACGTGGAGATGGAGAACTATGAG GCCCTCCTGAACCTTGCAGAGCGGCTGGGAGATGCCAAGCCCCGAGGCCTCACCAAAGCAGACATAGAACAGCTTCCATCCTACCGCTTTAACCCCGACAGCCATCAGTCGGAGCAGACCCT GTGTGTCGTCTGCTTCAGTGACTTCGAGGCGCGGCAGCTGCTCCGGGTTCTGCCCTGCAACCACGAGTTCCACACTAAGTGTGTCGACAAGTGGCTGAAG GCCAACCGGACATGCCCCATTTGCCGGGCCGACGCCTCCGAGGTGCCCCGGGAGGCGGAGTGA
- the RNF44 gene encoding RING finger protein 44 isoform X1: protein MRPWALAVTRWPPSAPGGQWRFSAAASSPPGQLWPRVVAPSNLPGPPLWCSPSRKGPLASLPAQDVRLPSQQLPPHPPHLPIEERRASAPAGGSPRMLHPATQQSPFMVDLHEQVHQGPVPLSYTVTTVTTQGFPLPAGQHIPGCSAQQLPACSVMFSGQHYPLCCLPPPLIQACTMQQLPGPYQAYPHLISSDHYILHPPPPAPPPQPTHVAPLGQFLSLQTQHPRMPLQRLDNDVDLRGDQHPLGGFTYSTSAPGPTLAPSVPLHYLPPDALPQELSFGVPYSHVMPRRLSTQRYRLQQPLPPPPPPPPPPPYYPSFLPYFLSMLPMSPTAMGPTISLDLDVDDVEMENYEALLNLAERLGDAKPRGLTKADIEQLPSYRFNPDSHQSEQTLCVVCFSDFEARQLLRVLPCNHEFHTKCVDKWLKANRTCPICRADASEVPREAE, encoded by the exons ATGCGACCATGGGCTCTGGCAGTGACTAGGTGGCCGCCCTCTGCCCCCGGGGGCCAGTGGCGATTCTCGGCAGCAGCCAGCAGTCCTCCTGGCCAGCTCTGGCCAAG GGTAGTGGCCCCCTCAAACCTACCAGGGCCTCCTCTCTGGTGCAGCCCCAGCCGCAAGGGCCCCCTGGCCAGCCTGCCTGCCCAGGATGTGCGCTTACCCTCCCAGCAGCTGCCGCCCCACCCACCGCACCTCCCCATAGAGGAGCGCCGAGCCTCGGCTCCTGCGGGCGGGAGCCCCCGGATGCTGCACCCAGCCACCCAGCAGAGCCCGTTCATGGTTGATCTCCACGAGCAG GTGCATCAGGGACCTGTCCCTCTGTCCTACACAGTCACCACAGTGACCACCCAGGGCTTCCCCTTGCCTGCGGGGCAGCACATCCCTGGCTGCAGCGCCCAGCAGCTCCCAGCATGCTCCGTGATGTTCAGCGGGCAGCACTATCCGCTctgctgcctcccaccccca CTGATCCAGGCCTGCACCATGCAGCAGCTGCCCGGTCCCTACCAGGCCTACCCCCACCTCATCTCCAGTGACCACTACATCCTACACCCCCCGCCACCTGCCCCACCACCACAGCCCACCCATGTGGCACCTCTTGGGCAGTTTCTGTCGCTGCAGACGCAGCATCCCCGGATG cccctccagCGACTTGACAACGACGTGGACCTGCGGGGGGACCAGCACCCCCTGGGCGGCTTCACCTATTCCACCTCTGCCCCCGGTCCCACCCTGGCCCCGTCCGTGCCCCTGCACTACCTGCCCCCCGATGCGCTGCCCCAGGAGCTGTCCTTTGGCGTG CCCTATTCCCATGTGATGCCACGGAGACTGAGCACCCAGAGGTACCGCCTGCAGCAGCCGCTGCCCCCGCCacccccaccgccacccccaccACCTTATTACCCCAGCTTCCTGCCCTACTTCCT CTCGATGCTGCCGATGTCACCAACAGCGATGGGGCCCACCATCAGCCTGGATCTCGACGTGGACGACGTGGAGATGGAGAACTATGAG GCCCTCCTGAACCTTGCAGAGCGGCTGGGAGATGCCAAGCCCCGAGGCCTCACCAAAGCAGACATAGAACAGCTTCCATCCTACCGCTTTAACCCCGACAGCCATCAGTCGGAGCAGACCCT GTGTGTCGTCTGCTTCAGTGACTTCGAGGCGCGGCAGCTGCTCCGGGTTCTGCCCTGCAACCACGAGTTCCACACTAAGTGTGTCGACAAGTGGCTGAAG GCCAACCGGACATGCCCCATTTGCCGGGCCGACGCCTCCGAGGTGCCCCGGGAGGCGGAGTGA
- the RNF44 gene encoding RING finger protein 44 isoform X2 — MRPWALAVTRWPPSAPGGQWRFSAAASSPPGQLWPSPSRKGPLASLPAQDVRLPSQQLPPHPPHLPIEERRASAPAGGSPRMLHPATQQSPFMVDLHEQVHQGPVPLSYTVTTVTTQGFPLPAGQHIPGCSAQQLPACSVMFSGQHYPLCCLPPPLIQACTMQQLPGPYQAYPHLISSDHYILHPPPPAPPPQPTHVAPLGQFLSLQTQHPRMPLQRLDNDVDLRGDQHPLGGFTYSTSAPGPTLAPSVPLHYLPPDALPQELSFGVPYSHVMPRRLSTQRYRLQQPLPPPPPPPPPPPYYPSFLPYFLSMLPMSPTAMGPTISLDLDVDDVEMENYEALLNLAERLGDAKPRGLTKADIEQLPSYRFNPDSHQSEQTLCVVCFSDFEARQLLRVLPCNHEFHTKCVDKWLKANRTCPICRADASEVPREAE; from the exons ATGCGACCATGGGCTCTGGCAGTGACTAGGTGGCCGCCCTCTGCCCCCGGGGGCCAGTGGCGATTCTCGGCAGCAGCCAGCAGTCCTCCTGGCCAGCTCTGGCCAAG CCCCAGCCGCAAGGGCCCCCTGGCCAGCCTGCCTGCCCAGGATGTGCGCTTACCCTCCCAGCAGCTGCCGCCCCACCCACCGCACCTCCCCATAGAGGAGCGCCGAGCCTCGGCTCCTGCGGGCGGGAGCCCCCGGATGCTGCACCCAGCCACCCAGCAGAGCCCGTTCATGGTTGATCTCCACGAGCAG GTGCATCAGGGACCTGTCCCTCTGTCCTACACAGTCACCACAGTGACCACCCAGGGCTTCCCCTTGCCTGCGGGGCAGCACATCCCTGGCTGCAGCGCCCAGCAGCTCCCAGCATGCTCCGTGATGTTCAGCGGGCAGCACTATCCGCTctgctgcctcccaccccca CTGATCCAGGCCTGCACCATGCAGCAGCTGCCCGGTCCCTACCAGGCCTACCCCCACCTCATCTCCAGTGACCACTACATCCTACACCCCCCGCCACCTGCCCCACCACCACAGCCCACCCATGTGGCACCTCTTGGGCAGTTTCTGTCGCTGCAGACGCAGCATCCCCGGATG cccctccagCGACTTGACAACGACGTGGACCTGCGGGGGGACCAGCACCCCCTGGGCGGCTTCACCTATTCCACCTCTGCCCCCGGTCCCACCCTGGCCCCGTCCGTGCCCCTGCACTACCTGCCCCCCGATGCGCTGCCCCAGGAGCTGTCCTTTGGCGTG CCCTATTCCCATGTGATGCCACGGAGACTGAGCACCCAGAGGTACCGCCTGCAGCAGCCGCTGCCCCCGCCacccccaccgccacccccaccACCTTATTACCCCAGCTTCCTGCCCTACTTCCT CTCGATGCTGCCGATGTCACCAACAGCGATGGGGCCCACCATCAGCCTGGATCTCGACGTGGACGACGTGGAGATGGAGAACTATGAG GCCCTCCTGAACCTTGCAGAGCGGCTGGGAGATGCCAAGCCCCGAGGCCTCACCAAAGCAGACATAGAACAGCTTCCATCCTACCGCTTTAACCCCGACAGCCATCAGTCGGAGCAGACCCT GTGTGTCGTCTGCTTCAGTGACTTCGAGGCGCGGCAGCTGCTCCGGGTTCTGCCCTGCAACCACGAGTTCCACACTAAGTGTGTCGACAAGTGGCTGAAG GCCAACCGGACATGCCCCATTTGCCGGGCCGACGCCTCCGAGGTGCCCCGGGAGGCGGAGTGA
- the RNF44 gene encoding RING finger protein 44 isoform X4, which yields MLHPATQQSPFMVDLHEQVHQGPVPLSYTVTTVTTQGFPLPAGQHIPGCSAQQLPACSVMFSGQHYPLCCLPPPLIQACTMQQLPGPYQAYPHLISSDHYILHPPPPAPPPQPTHVAPLGQFLSLQTQHPRMPLQRLDNDVDLRGDQHPLGGFTYSTSAPGPTLAPSVPLHYLPPDALPQELSFGVPYSHVMPRRLSTQRYRLQQPLPPPPPPPPPPPYYPSFLPYFLSMLPMSPTAMGPTISLDLDVDDVEMENYEALLNLAERLGDAKPRGLTKADIEQLPSYRFNPDSHQSEQTLCVVCFSDFEARQLLRVLPCNHEFHTKCVDKWLKANRTCPICRADASEVPREAE from the exons ATGCTGCACCCAGCCACCCAGCAGAGCCCGTTCATGGTTGATCTCCACGAGCAG GTGCATCAGGGACCTGTCCCTCTGTCCTACACAGTCACCACAGTGACCACCCAGGGCTTCCCCTTGCCTGCGGGGCAGCACATCCCTGGCTGCAGCGCCCAGCAGCTCCCAGCATGCTCCGTGATGTTCAGCGGGCAGCACTATCCGCTctgctgcctcccaccccca CTGATCCAGGCCTGCACCATGCAGCAGCTGCCCGGTCCCTACCAGGCCTACCCCCACCTCATCTCCAGTGACCACTACATCCTACACCCCCCGCCACCTGCCCCACCACCACAGCCCACCCATGTGGCACCTCTTGGGCAGTTTCTGTCGCTGCAGACGCAGCATCCCCGGATG cccctccagCGACTTGACAACGACGTGGACCTGCGGGGGGACCAGCACCCCCTGGGCGGCTTCACCTATTCCACCTCTGCCCCCGGTCCCACCCTGGCCCCGTCCGTGCCCCTGCACTACCTGCCCCCCGATGCGCTGCCCCAGGAGCTGTCCTTTGGCGTG CCCTATTCCCATGTGATGCCACGGAGACTGAGCACCCAGAGGTACCGCCTGCAGCAGCCGCTGCCCCCGCCacccccaccgccacccccaccACCTTATTACCCCAGCTTCCTGCCCTACTTCCT CTCGATGCTGCCGATGTCACCAACAGCGATGGGGCCCACCATCAGCCTGGATCTCGACGTGGACGACGTGGAGATGGAGAACTATGAG GCCCTCCTGAACCTTGCAGAGCGGCTGGGAGATGCCAAGCCCCGAGGCCTCACCAAAGCAGACATAGAACAGCTTCCATCCTACCGCTTTAACCCCGACAGCCATCAGTCGGAGCAGACCCT GTGTGTCGTCTGCTTCAGTGACTTCGAGGCGCGGCAGCTGCTCCGGGTTCTGCCCTGCAACCACGAGTTCCACACTAAGTGTGTCGACAAGTGGCTGAAG GCCAACCGGACATGCCCCATTTGCCGGGCCGACGCCTCCGAGGTGCCCCGGGAGGCGGAGTGA